The Zingiber officinale cultivar Zhangliang chromosome 9A, Zo_v1.1, whole genome shotgun sequence genome window below encodes:
- the LOC122021003 gene encoding GDSL esterase/lipase At4g26790-like, translated as MGILVIFLFLYYVACLAAASPNIPAVIVFGDSTVDTGNNNQVGTILRSNFRPYGRDFFGGRPTGRFCNGRLAPDFISQALGLPPLVPAYLDPEYSIEDFAKGVCFASAGTGLDNATSDVLSVIPLWKEVEYFKEYRRRLQRYAGKAEAMRIVGEAVYIISIGTNDFLENYYLLVTGRFLQFTVEEYQDFLIDRAEEFLRAIYWLGARKISFTGLGAIGCVPLERTTNALAGGGCVEQYNKAARGFNVKLQELIGRLCATLPGLRLRYAPVYDGLLHIIANPSSYGIENVDRGCCATGRFEMGYLCDELSPFTCPDASKYVFWDAFHPTEKVNWLMAKTTLETSLAEFI; from the exons ATGGGAATTCTTgttatcttcctcttcctctactACGTGGCCTGTCTCGCCGCCGCTTCTCCTAACATCCCCGCCGTCATCGTCTTCGGCGACTCCACCGTCGACACCGGGAACAACAACCAAGTCGGCACGATCCTGAGGAGCAACTTCCGGCCTTACGGCCGCGACTTCTTTGGCGGCCGCCCCACTGGCCGCTTCTGCAACGGCCGCCTTGCTCCCGACTTCATCTCCCAGGCGCTCGGCTTGCCGCCCCTCGTCCCAGCCTACCTCGATCCCGAGTACTCCATTGAGGACTTCGCCAAGGGCGTCTGCTTTGCCTCCGCCGGCACCGGCCTCGACAACGCCACCTCCGACGTCCTC TCTGTGATTCCGCTATGGAAGGAGGTGGAATACTTCAAGGAGTATCGGCGGCGGCTCCAGCGGTACGCCGGCAAGGCGGAGGCAATGCGCATCGTCGGTGAGGCGGTGTACATAATCAGCATCGGCACCAATGACTTCCTGGAGAACTACTACCTGCTGGTCACAGGCCGGTTCCTGCAGTTCACGGTGGAGGAGTACCAGGACTTCCTGATTGACCGGGCGGAGGAGTTCCTCAGGGCCATCTACTGGCTGGGGGCGCGCAAGATCTCCTTCACCGGCCTCGGCGCCATCGGCTGCGTGCCGCTGGAGCGGACCACCAACGCCCTCGCCGGTGGCGGCTGCGTCGAGCAGTACAACAAGGCGGCCAGGGGCTTCAACGTCAAGCTGCAGGAGCTTATCGGGCGGCTGTGCGCCACCCTGCCAGGGCTCCGGCTGAGGTACGCGCCGGTCTACGACGGTTTGCTCCACATCATCGCCAATCCCTCCTCCTACG GGATTGAGAACGTGGACAGGGGGTGTTGTGCGACGGGCCGCTTTGAGATGGGTTACTTGTGCGACGAGTTGAGTCCATTTACCTGCCCGGATGCGAGCAAATATGTATTTTGGGATGCGTTCCACCCGACCGAGAAGGTTAACTGGCTCATGGCGAAGACAACATTGGAGACTAGTTTGGCTGAGTTCATTTGA